A section of the Verrucomicrobium sp. GAS474 genome encodes:
- the bioA gene encoding adenosylmethionine--8-amino-7-oxononanoate transaminase, giving the protein MDLDAASQDRRHVWHPFTPLDEWEAEGFHPVVIAEGRGAVLIDEAGTEYLDGNSSIWTNLHGHSHPKLVAAVQAQAAKLAHASYLGLAHAPGAALGAALCRHFDFEDGRVFYSDDGSTAIEAALKIAFQYFRQNGAPERTRFIGLGGGYHGDTVGAMSLGQSASFHETFGPLLFARETVPSPACYRCPFNRAEPEKQDARLYAKCRRECIAAVGRKLDEVGAETAAFVIEPLVQGAAGMTMHPHGYLEQVAPLVRAAGAKLIADEVLTGFGRTGTMLACESEWVRPDLVALAKGLTGGMLPMGATLVREEIVDGFRGEAFGRTGFERTFFHGHSYTGNPLGCAAALANLAIFDEEKTLEKIAADGAVLESASAAFWDLPQTGDVRREGMILAVELVRNRATREPFAPGERIAHRIGEIARRKGLLTRGLGGTLFLLPPYCSSPREIVRMVTLLREATEEFFQTDDAK; this is encoded by the coding sequence ATGGATCTGGATGCCGCCTCCCAAGATCGCCGTCATGTCTGGCATCCCTTTACCCCGTTGGACGAATGGGAGGCGGAAGGATTCCATCCTGTCGTCATCGCCGAGGGGAGGGGGGCGGTCCTGATCGACGAGGCGGGGACCGAATACCTCGACGGCAATTCCTCCATCTGGACGAACCTTCACGGGCACAGCCATCCGAAGCTCGTCGCCGCCGTCCAGGCCCAGGCGGCGAAGCTGGCCCACGCCTCCTACCTCGGCCTCGCCCACGCCCCGGGGGCGGCGCTGGGCGCGGCGCTCTGCCGCCATTTCGATTTCGAGGACGGACGGGTCTTCTATAGCGACGACGGCTCGACGGCGATCGAGGCGGCGCTGAAGATCGCGTTCCAGTATTTCCGCCAGAACGGCGCGCCGGAGCGGACCCGGTTCATCGGCCTCGGCGGCGGCTACCATGGCGACACGGTCGGGGCGATGAGCCTCGGCCAGTCGGCCTCGTTCCACGAGACCTTCGGGCCCCTCCTCTTCGCGCGGGAGACGGTCCCTTCCCCCGCCTGCTATCGCTGCCCCTTCAACCGGGCCGAGCCGGAGAAGCAGGACGCCCGGCTTTACGCGAAGTGCCGCCGCGAATGCATCGCGGCGGTCGGACGGAAGCTCGACGAGGTCGGAGCGGAGACGGCGGCCTTCGTGATCGAGCCCCTCGTCCAGGGCGCGGCGGGGATGACGATGCACCCGCACGGCTACCTGGAGCAGGTCGCCCCCCTCGTCCGCGCGGCGGGGGCGAAGCTGATCGCCGACGAGGTGCTGACCGGCTTCGGGCGCACGGGGACGATGCTCGCCTGCGAGTCCGAGTGGGTCCGGCCCGACCTCGTCGCGCTGGCGAAGGGCCTGACGGGCGGGATGCTCCCGATGGGGGCGACGCTGGTGCGGGAGGAGATCGTCGACGGCTTCCGGGGGGAGGCCTTCGGCCGGACGGGGTTCGAGCGGACGTTCTTCCACGGCCACAGCTACACCGGCAATCCCCTCGGCTGCGCGGCGGCTTTGGCGAACCTGGCGATCTTCGACGAGGAAAAGACGCTCGAAAAGATCGCCGCCGACGGGGCGGTCCTCGAATCGGCCTCCGCCGCGTTCTGGGACCTGCCCCAGACGGGCGACGTCCGCCGGGAGGGGATGATCCTCGCCGTCGAGCTGGTCCGCAACCGGGCGACGCGGGAGCCCTTTGCGCCCGGGGAACGGATCGCCCACCGGATCGGGGAGATCGCGCGCCGGAAGGGCTTGCTCACCCGGGGGCTCGGCGGCACCCTCTTCCTGCTTCCGCCCTACTGCAGTTCCCCGAGAGAGATCGTCCGCATGGTGACGCTCCTCCGGGAAGCGACCGAAGAATTTTTCCAAACCGACGACGCCAAATAA
- a CDS encoding RluA family pseudouridine synthase, giving the protein MSIPITPGLLLPEDCPTPAILDENDDFLVVDKPANLLSHPTRLDGQPSLITWLRAIRPDAYLTLLHRLDRETSGVILVAKHPATVNAISRLMEGRQIEKEYEAVCWGAMGMDYVEIDARLGFVGISEANPVKIKQGVVLEPEGAAAHTKVWRVASGGGFSHLRIQPKTGRLHQIRVHLSLVSLPVVGDKIYGPDAQHFLTFIDTGWTPELERALLLPRHALHACRLRFRWGARDYEVKAPLPADLRAFIAARITTPVSPAA; this is encoded by the coding sequence GTGAGTATTCCGATCACGCCCGGCCTTCTGCTTCCCGAGGATTGCCCCACCCCGGCGATCCTCGACGAGAACGACGACTTCCTCGTCGTCGACAAGCCGGCGAACCTCCTCTCCCATCCGACCCGCCTCGACGGCCAGCCCTCCCTCATCACCTGGCTCCGGGCGATCCGGCCCGACGCCTACCTGACCCTCCTCCATCGCCTCGACCGGGAGACGAGCGGGGTCATCCTGGTGGCGAAGCATCCGGCGACGGTCAACGCGATCAGCCGCCTCATGGAAGGCCGCCAGATCGAGAAGGAATACGAGGCGGTCTGCTGGGGCGCGATGGGGATGGACTACGTCGAGATCGATGCCCGCCTCGGCTTCGTCGGCATCTCCGAGGCGAACCCGGTGAAGATCAAGCAGGGCGTCGTCCTTGAGCCCGAGGGTGCGGCGGCCCACACGAAGGTCTGGCGGGTCGCCTCCGGAGGCGGTTTCTCTCATCTCCGCATCCAGCCGAAGACGGGACGTCTCCACCAGATCCGGGTCCATCTCTCCCTGGTCTCCCTGCCGGTCGTCGGGGACAAGATCTACGGGCCCGACGCGCAGCATTTCCTCACCTTCATCGATACCGGCTGGACGCCCGAGCTGGAACGGGCGCTCCTCCTCCCGCGCCACGCGCTCCATGCCTGCCGCCTCCGGTTCCGCTGGGGGGCGCGGGATTACGAGGTGAAGGCCCCGCTCCCCGCCGATCTCCGCGCGTTCATCGCGGCGCGGATCACGACGCCGGTTTCTCCCGCTGCATGA
- the dinB gene encoding DNA polymerase IV, producing MPRVIFHLDMDAFYASVEQRDHPELRGKPVIVGAPPDRRGVVCAASYEARPFGVRSAMPSRTAARLCPEGIFVRPRMEAYRDESHRIMEILASVDEVAIVEQVSVDEAYLDLSPRFEGSGMGHDEALAAALPIARKMKERIREERGLAATIGVGGNKLIAKIASDSGKPDGLLLVPEREKAAFLRPLKAGVLHGVGRATAEVLESSGLRTVGDIQDYVTEAPGDLRALVGSYAATLAAYAFGEDDRPLDRETLMRSIGSETTFERDSDDRPLLRRTLREQAEEIAGSLANEAMAAKTVQVKIRYGDFTTLTRQLSLPDPIAEAGELYRIACLILAKHRLVNRPLRLLGLAVSGLVPPSTQAVFPFMQREKPAS from the coding sequence ATGCCCCGGGTCATCTTCCACCTCGACATGGATGCGTTCTACGCCTCCGTGGAGCAGCGGGACCACCCAGAACTGCGCGGCAAGCCGGTGATCGTCGGCGCGCCGCCCGACCGCCGGGGCGTCGTCTGCGCCGCCAGCTACGAGGCCCGCCCCTTCGGCGTCCGTTCGGCGATGCCCTCCCGGACGGCGGCCCGGCTCTGTCCCGAGGGGATCTTCGTCCGCCCCCGGATGGAGGCCTACCGGGACGAATCGCACCGGATCATGGAGATCCTCGCCTCGGTCGACGAGGTCGCCATCGTCGAGCAGGTCTCGGTCGACGAGGCCTACCTCGATCTCTCCCCCCGCTTCGAGGGGAGCGGGATGGGCCACGACGAGGCCCTCGCCGCCGCCCTCCCCATCGCCCGGAAGATGAAGGAACGGATCCGGGAGGAACGGGGCCTCGCCGCCACCATCGGCGTCGGCGGGAACAAGCTGATCGCGAAGATCGCGAGCGATTCGGGCAAGCCCGACGGCCTCCTCCTCGTCCCGGAAAGGGAAAAGGCGGCCTTCCTCCGCCCCCTGAAAGCCGGCGTCCTCCACGGCGTCGGGCGGGCGACCGCCGAGGTCCTCGAGTCGAGCGGCCTCCGCACCGTCGGCGACATCCAGGATTACGTCACCGAGGCCCCGGGCGACCTCCGCGCTCTCGTCGGCTCCTATGCGGCGACCCTTGCCGCCTACGCCTTCGGCGAGGACGACCGGCCCCTCGACCGCGAGACGCTCATGCGGAGCATCGGGAGCGAGACCACCTTCGAGCGCGACAGCGACGACCGTCCCCTCCTCCGCCGCACCCTCCGGGAACAGGCCGAGGAAATCGCCGGATCGCTGGCGAACGAGGCGATGGCGGCAAAGACCGTCCAAGTGAAGATCCGCTATGGCGACTTCACCACCCTGACCCGCCAGCTGAGCCTCCCCGATCCGATTGCCGAGGCGGGGGAACTCTACCGCATCGCCTGCCTCATCCTCGCGAAACACCGGCTGGTGAACCGGCCCCTGCGGCTGCTGGGACTCGCCGTCTCGGGGCTGGTGCCGCCGTCGACGCAGGCCGTCTTCCCCTTCATGCAGCGGGAGAAACCGGCGTCGTGA
- a CDS encoding transglutaminase family protein has translation MKFRIVHSTEYEYSAPAIECYSELRVRPRNTMRQVITDQVTEVSPRVPLEVFTDYWGNAAESLSVPFRHKRLIVTSRCTVQTRPVGNPIAGLDLSVSEAVHLYHPRRRELYDFLMPSHHVPITKEIRDFARAHVDPRESFTPALLRLNETIFRTFKYQPGATTISTPLNEVIATKKGVCQDFAHLLIGILRASGIPARYVSGYIETDSQAAASLGGGHANGHGNGHAHRGGDLLGASSRLSGLAHPKETPGDHDPLIGATASHAWVEVCAPNGIWVGLDPTNNQIEGERHVQIGIGRDYADVPPLRGVFKGAQKQVLSVKVTVARTPGGEGAE, from the coding sequence ATGAAGTTCCGCATCGTCCACAGCACCGAATACGAGTACTCGGCCCCCGCCATCGAGTGTTACAGCGAGCTCCGCGTCCGCCCTCGGAACACGATGCGGCAGGTCATCACCGACCAGGTCACCGAGGTCTCCCCCCGCGTGCCGCTCGAGGTCTTCACCGACTACTGGGGCAACGCGGCCGAATCGCTCTCCGTCCCCTTCCGGCACAAGCGCCTCATCGTCACCTCCCGCTGCACCGTCCAGACCCGCCCCGTCGGGAACCCGATCGCGGGCCTCGACCTCTCCGTCAGCGAGGCCGTCCACCTCTATCATCCCCGGCGTCGGGAACTCTACGACTTCCTGATGCCCTCCCACCACGTCCCGATCACGAAGGAGATCCGGGACTTCGCCCGCGCCCACGTCGATCCGCGCGAGTCGTTCACCCCGGCCCTCCTCCGTCTCAACGAGACGATCTTCAGGACCTTCAAATACCAGCCCGGCGCGACGACGATCAGCACCCCGCTCAACGAGGTCATCGCGACGAAGAAGGGGGTCTGCCAGGACTTCGCCCACCTCCTCATCGGCATTCTCCGCGCCTCGGGGATACCGGCCCGCTACGTCAGCGGCTATATCGAGACCGATTCCCAGGCCGCCGCCTCCCTCGGGGGCGGCCATGCCAACGGCCACGGCAATGGCCATGCCCATCGGGGAGGGGACCTGCTCGGTGCCTCGTCCCGGCTCTCCGGCCTTGCCCATCCGAAGGAGACGCCGGGCGACCACGATCCCCTGATCGGCGCGACGGCGAGCCACGCGTGGGTCGAGGTCTGCGCGCCGAACGGCATCTGGGTCGGCCTCGATCCGACGAACAACCAGATCGAGGGGGAGCGCCACGTCCAGATCGGCATCGGCCGGGACTACGCCGACGTGCCGCCCCTGCGGGGCGTCTTCAAGGGGGCCCAGAAGCAGGTCCTCTCGGTCAAGGTCACCGTCGCCCGGACGCCGGGCGGAGAGGGCGCGGAATGA
- a CDS encoding transglutaminase family protein, whose product MTRKTQQPNPTSSKRGSLAQAGIAVDRKLAALGVALTVGGEPTFVAVDHEHPEWNFAALGPTKRAFGRRLAANLRRRLDTAGSGCLVTHTMGKQYPGEVLPRWLIGLHWREGAPGRPAEPFGVASGDDFFRFDSEPVQKPAAAEKLARALPAVLGLRGVAMRPAFEDPVEILRQAGEEKGRRCAPLFSPGAKRFLPAKGGLSPEILERLTRPSGWVLPLDGGKGKWTSPRWALPEPGDIVLWPGQSPLGLRLPLNLLPPDAPRRALTVEVREGELSIFLPPVETFADYLDLLAAVEGCVKRLKLGPVVIEGYTPPNDETLTRLNVIADPGVLEINLPPRADFPGYARLVETLYAAAEESGLRASRYQYTGRKVGTGGGAHILLGGPTYDRSPFFLKPTLLSSFVRYFQHHPSLSYLFTGLFTGPSSQAPRIDESAYEVPYEMEIALRGVERMGSPANRHLLDLMLRNLLMDTVGNTHRAEISIDKLWNPYAPNGCLGLVEFRAFEMPPAPAMLAASVALLRGLAAVFLEHPYTEPLKRWGVELHDRYAMPHFLREDFAGVLAFLNGHGIPLEMAHFDGWFAFRFPVVGEVAFRDARDPQAKAKAKIEHRIELRQAIEPWPVLGEAPSGGGTSRSVDSSTDRLQVTIPDPDGDWASRYCFLAAGVPLSFCPTVIDGRKMLLGAVRYRMFYRVPGLQPHISSHSPLDFEVVDLADFRVVAAARLLNWKPDNQNYAGLPQTEEEARVRVAERFRRTDGTVGELRYLPKREKPFESLYTTDLRFAG is encoded by the coding sequence ATGACGCGGAAGACGCAGCAGCCGAATCCGACTTCCTCCAAGCGCGGTTCCCTGGCCCAGGCGGGAATCGCCGTCGACCGGAAGCTCGCCGCCCTCGGCGTCGCCCTCACCGTCGGCGGGGAGCCGACCTTCGTCGCCGTCGATCACGAGCATCCGGAGTGGAACTTCGCCGCCCTCGGGCCGACCAAGCGGGCCTTCGGCCGCCGCCTCGCCGCCAATCTCCGCCGCCGCCTCGATACCGCCGGTTCCGGCTGCCTCGTCACCCACACGATGGGGAAGCAATATCCCGGCGAGGTCCTCCCCCGCTGGCTCATCGGCCTCCACTGGCGCGAGGGCGCGCCGGGCCGCCCTGCGGAGCCCTTCGGCGTCGCCTCGGGCGACGATTTCTTCCGCTTCGATTCGGAGCCGGTCCAGAAGCCCGCCGCGGCGGAGAAGCTCGCCCGCGCCCTCCCCGCCGTCCTCGGCCTCCGGGGGGTCGCGATGCGGCCCGCCTTCGAGGACCCCGTCGAGATCCTCCGCCAGGCCGGCGAAGAAAAGGGCCGCCGCTGCGCCCCCCTCTTCAGCCCCGGCGCGAAACGCTTCCTCCCCGCGAAGGGCGGCCTCTCGCCCGAGATCCTCGAGCGCCTCACCCGCCCTTCGGGCTGGGTCCTCCCGCTCGACGGCGGGAAGGGAAAGTGGACCTCGCCCCGGTGGGCGTTGCCGGAACCCGGCGATATCGTCCTCTGGCCCGGCCAGAGCCCGCTCGGCCTCCGCCTCCCGCTGAACCTCCTTCCCCCGGACGCGCCCCGCCGCGCGCTCACCGTCGAGGTCCGCGAGGGGGAACTCAGCATCTTCCTCCCGCCCGTCGAGACTTTCGCCGACTACCTCGACCTCCTCGCCGCCGTCGAGGGCTGCGTGAAGCGGCTGAAGCTCGGCCCCGTCGTGATCGAGGGCTACACCCCGCCGAACGACGAGACCCTCACCCGCCTCAACGTCATCGCCGACCCCGGCGTCCTCGAGATCAACCTCCCTCCGCGTGCCGACTTCCCCGGCTACGCGCGGCTGGTCGAGACCCTCTATGCGGCGGCGGAGGAGAGCGGCCTCCGCGCCTCCCGCTACCAATACACGGGCCGGAAGGTCGGCACCGGCGGCGGCGCCCACATCCTCCTCGGCGGGCCGACGTACGACCGGAGCCCCTTCTTCCTGAAGCCGACGCTCCTCTCCAGCTTCGTCCGCTACTTCCAGCACCATCCCTCCCTCTCCTACCTCTTCACCGGCCTCTTCACCGGCCCCTCCTCGCAGGCCCCCCGGATCGACGAGTCGGCCTACGAGGTCCCCTACGAGATGGAGATCGCCCTGCGCGGCGTCGAGCGGATGGGGAGCCCGGCCAATCGCCACCTGCTCGACCTGATGCTCCGCAATCTCCTCATGGACACCGTGGGGAACACCCACCGGGCCGAGATCAGCATCGACAAGCTCTGGAACCCCTACGCGCCGAACGGCTGCCTCGGCCTCGTCGAGTTCCGCGCCTTCGAGATGCCGCCCGCCCCGGCGATGCTCGCCGCCTCGGTCGCCCTCCTGCGGGGCCTCGCCGCCGTCTTCCTGGAGCATCCCTACACCGAGCCTCTGAAACGGTGGGGCGTCGAGCTCCACGACCGCTACGCCATGCCCCACTTCCTCCGGGAAGACTTCGCCGGGGTCCTCGCCTTCCTCAACGGCCACGGCATCCCGCTGGAGATGGCCCACTTCGACGGCTGGTTCGCCTTCCGCTTCCCCGTCGTCGGCGAGGTGGCGTTCCGGGACGCTCGCGATCCGCAGGCCAAGGCCAAAGCCAAAATCGAGCACCGGATCGAGCTCCGGCAGGCCATCGAGCCGTGGCCGGTCCTCGGGGAAGCCCCCTCGGGCGGCGGCACCTCGCGGAGCGTCGATTCGTCGACCGACCGCCTCCAGGTCACCATCCCCGATCCCGACGGCGATTGGGCCTCGAGGTATTGCTTCCTCGCCGCCGGCGTCCCACTCTCTTTCTGCCCGACGGTGATCGACGGGCGGAAGATGCTCCTCGGGGCGGTCCGCTACCGGATGTTCTACCGCGTCCCCGGCCTCCAGCCCCATATCTCCTCCCACTCGCCGCTCGATTTCGAGGTCGTCGACCTTGCCGACTTCCGCGTCGTCGCCGCCGCCCGGCTCCTGAACTGGAAGCCCGACAACCAGAACTACGCCGGGCTCCCCCAGACCGAGGAGGAGGCCCGCGTCCGCGTCGCCGAGCGTTTCCGCCGGACCGACGGCACCGTCGGCGAGCTCCGCTACCTCCCGAAGCGGGAGAAGCCCTTCGAGTCCCTCTACACCACCGACCTCCGTTTCGCCGGATAA
- a CDS encoding methyl-accepting chemotaxis protein — translation MKNWTIGRRIIVGFGILIAIIAVMGTLIGQGVLDIRKNLKVVVQEAIPRVDLLMEFRSDTVSAHRALFRMAIADNTAEVPELAAKLADARATAETAWARYRKDFVVSGEAEEPLAKTSDLAWQTYEGQLDVALDLAQKGEFKEIQLMLRGGTLTQAFNRLYSSLQEEIAFNKTVTKQDTSACIAISERTLVVTLVCLGLAMGAAIGTAVIIVQGVTRSLRQIGDVLEISSDCLSNVASEVAGNSQNLADGASRQAASLEETSASLEEISSMTSRNVDGAGQAKETSTKTRDAAEVGLVRTREMREAMATVESSSHEMLEALDGIRKSGDEVSKIIKTIDEIAFQTNILALNAAVEAARAGEAGAGFAVVAEEVRSLAQRSADAAKETARIIEISLGQGNRTIEVNQRVQDGIASASRTSESVGESLGRIVELVRDVDGLVSSITVASSEQKQGLQQVTTAMSHIDGITQTTAAGAEEAAAVAAELSNQTGELRKAIGGLLLLIGWNDRNRRKVEVAIAPGTDKRRFAALRPSNRSLAASQRGTAALIGARRVSPMKVAAH, via the coding sequence ATGAAAAACTGGACTATCGGCCGTCGCATCATCGTCGGCTTCGGCATTCTCATCGCGATCATCGCGGTCATGGGCACCCTCATCGGCCAGGGCGTCCTCGACATCCGCAAGAACCTGAAGGTGGTCGTGCAGGAGGCGATTCCGAGGGTCGATCTCCTCATGGAGTTCCGCTCCGACACCGTTTCGGCCCACCGCGCGCTCTTCCGCATGGCGATCGCCGACAACACGGCCGAGGTCCCCGAGCTGGCCGCGAAGCTGGCCGACGCGCGGGCCACCGCCGAGACGGCTTGGGCCCGCTACCGGAAGGATTTCGTCGTTTCCGGCGAGGCGGAGGAGCCGCTTGCCAAGACGAGCGACCTCGCCTGGCAAACCTATGAGGGGCAGCTCGATGTCGCCCTGGACCTCGCCCAAAAGGGCGAATTCAAGGAAATCCAGCTGATGCTCCGCGGCGGGACGCTGACCCAGGCCTTCAATCGTCTTTATTCGAGCCTGCAGGAGGAAATCGCCTTCAATAAGACCGTCACGAAGCAGGACACCAGCGCCTGCATCGCCATCTCGGAGCGGACGCTCGTCGTGACGCTCGTCTGCCTCGGGCTCGCGATGGGGGCGGCGATCGGGACGGCCGTCATCATCGTCCAGGGCGTCACCCGCTCCCTGCGGCAGATCGGCGACGTGCTGGAGATCAGCTCCGATTGCCTCTCCAATGTGGCCAGCGAGGTTGCCGGGAACAGCCAGAACCTCGCCGACGGCGCGAGCCGCCAGGCGGCCAGCCTCGAGGAAACCTCGGCCAGCCTGGAGGAGATCTCCAGCATGACTTCGCGCAATGTCGACGGAGCGGGCCAGGCCAAGGAAACCTCGACGAAGACCCGCGACGCCGCCGAGGTCGGCCTCGTCCGGACCCGCGAAATGCGGGAGGCGATGGCCACGGTCGAGAGTTCGAGCCATGAGATGCTCGAGGCCCTCGACGGCATCCGCAAGTCGGGCGACGAGGTCTCGAAGATCATCAAAACCATCGACGAGATCGCGTTCCAGACGAACATCCTCGCCCTGAACGCCGCCGTCGAGGCCGCCCGCGCCGGGGAAGCCGGGGCCGGATTCGCCGTCGTCGCCGAGGAAGTCCGCTCCCTCGCCCAGCGGAGCGCCGACGCCGCCAAGGAGACGGCCCGGATCATCGAGATCTCCCTCGGCCAGGGGAACCGGACCATCGAGGTGAACCAGCGGGTGCAGGACGGCATCGCCTCCGCCTCCCGGACCTCGGAGTCGGTCGGCGAGAGCCTGGGCCGGATCGTCGAGCTGGTGCGCGATGTCGACGGCCTCGTCTCCTCGATCACCGTCGCCTCCTCCGAGCAGAAGCAGGGTCTCCAGCAGGTGACGACGGCGATGAGCCACATCGACGGCATCACCCAGACCACCGCCGCCGGGGCCGAAGAGGCCGCCGCCGTCGCCGCCGAGCTGAGCAACCAGACCGGCGAGCTCCGCAAGGCGATCGGAGGCCTCCTCCTCCTCATCGGCTGGAACGACCGCAACCGGCGGAAAGTCGAGGTCGCCATCGCCCCCGGCACCGACAAGCGGCGCTTCGCCGCCCTCCGTCCGTCGAACCGCTCCCTCGCTGCGAGCCAGCGCGGGACGGCCGCCCTGATCGGCGCCCGGCGCGTGAGCCCGATGAAGGTGGCGGCTCACTAG
- a CDS encoding energy transducer TonB, with the protein MRRETLFFLLSAAIHAVVLLVVGCTWSRLHRRESVGVVPGVSSLRVVTVRAQPAATLPPPPDAPSPRPASRQAVPEEKRPTPPSSPQNGAITPSRPDALHNAPPPYPEAARARGIEGTAMVLVRVGRDGAAREVTLASSSGSALLDAAAVEAVRLWRFRPASLGGLAVESLVEIPVCFRLNR; encoded by the coding sequence TTGAGGCGCGAGACCCTGTTCTTCCTTCTCTCCGCGGCGATCCACGCGGTCGTCCTGCTCGTCGTCGGATGCACGTGGAGCCGCCTCCACCGGCGCGAGTCGGTCGGCGTCGTTCCCGGAGTCAGCTCGCTCCGGGTCGTCACCGTGCGGGCGCAGCCCGCGGCGACCCTCCCGCCGCCACCCGACGCGCCGAGCCCCCGGCCCGCCTCCCGCCAGGCCGTGCCCGAGGAAAAGAGGCCGACGCCGCCCTCCTCGCCGCAGAACGGAGCGATCACCCCCTCCCGGCCCGATGCCCTCCACAACGCCCCGCCGCCCTATCCCGAGGCGGCACGGGCGCGCGGTATCGAGGGGACGGCGATGGTCCTCGTCCGCGTCGGGCGCGACGGCGCGGCGCGGGAGGTGACCCTGGCCTCCAGCAGCGGGTCGGCGCTCCTCGACGCGGCGGCCGTGGAGGCCGTCCGTCTGTGGCGCTTCCGCCCGGCCTCGCTCGGCGGCCTCGCCGTCGAGTCGCTCGTCGAGATTCCGGTCTGCTTCCGCCTGAATCGTTAG